A single genomic interval of Megalobrama amblycephala isolate DHTTF-2021 linkage group LG15, ASM1881202v1, whole genome shotgun sequence harbors:
- the trim44 gene encoding tripartite motif-containing protein 44 has protein sequence MDASGGCWDSCLNEEDLPQMDGTCDACEPDEPQPAAWVCARCRFAFCSSHADKHSQSTGHQLQPYHTPEPHPENEHLPSENAAEGATGQDEHQVQTGAGKRETVTVERLKCKEHDQEGSLYCKHDQRIICVVCAVQGEHREHEIITLREAYLWQKSKEGIDLLERTHEISEKIKAKWISPDMSVDELEEYVNQQFDELHRLVRLEEWRVLHLVDLKEAFLTAQAAEKISEISVHTEKLQEEMDSITQQLSDLDQMEQDGVAPMSLAPLLALRPAPLPEQVEPIPMIPDLRLRANQRREEDPSEDEERGDAYIGHTP, from the exons ATGGATGCATCAGGAGGATGCTGGGACAGCTGCCTGAACGAGGAGGACTTGCCGCAGATGGACGGCACATGCGATGCGTGTGAACCGGACGAGCCTCAGCCGGCTGCGTGGGTCTGCGCACGCTGTCGCTTCGCCTTCTGCAGCAGCCACGCAGACAAACATTCACAAAGCACCGGTCACCAACTCCAGCCGTACCACACGCCCGAGCCTCACCCGGAGAACGAGCACCTGCCGTCCGAAAACGCAGCAGAGGGAGCCACCGGACAGGATGAGCATCAAGTCCAGACGGGAGCAGGGAAAAGAGAGACTGTGACAGTGGAGAGGCTGAAGTGTAAGGAGCACGATCAGGAGGGATCGCTCTACTGTAAACACGACCAGCGGATCATCTGTGTGGTGTGTGCTGTGCAGGGAGAGCACCGAGAACACGAGATCATCACTCTCAGAGAGGCCTACCTGTGGCAGAAG agCAAAGAAGGCATCGATCTGCTGGAGCGCACACATGAAATATCAGAAAAGATCAAGGCCAAATGGATCAGCCCAGAT ATGAGTGTGGATGAGCTGGAGGAGTATGTGAACCAGCAGTTCGACGAGCTGCACCGGCTGGTTCGTCTGGAGGAGTGGCGCGTCCTGCACCTGGTGGATCTGAAGGAGGCCTTCCTCACTGCCCAGGCCGCCGAGAAGATTTCTGAGATTAGTGTCCACACGGAAAAACTTCAGGAGGAAATGGATTCCATCACACAGCAGCTGAGCGACCTGGATCAGATGGAGCAGGATGGAGTCGCCCCCATGTCCCTCGCCCCGCTGTTGGCCCTCAGACCAGCACCCCTACCTGAACAAGTGGAGCCCATCCCAATG ATTCCTGATTTGAGACTAAG AGCCAATCAAAGGAGGGAGGAAGATCCTTCAGAAGATGAAGAGAGAGGAGACGCATATATTGGACATACACCCTGA